In a single window of the Motilibacter peucedani genome:
- a CDS encoding sensor histidine kinase, which yields MRSWPASRLWTIGWVVFSLANVVWMFYLTGRETVPFHFIWISLGLVYGFTVWRLRETLLALASVALVTGSVLGLSVVRGTHSDELFEIPLMTAVFAVMAWHVHRRQQAVAMAEALAAAEQGRRESRELFTRLASHELRTPITVARGYAELVRSAHPDPTTLQDTAIILDELDKIGRISERLLTIIEVQQGFTPELFDVDALLRRTTMRWLPTAERDWQVSSSVGSFHGPMARLETALDTLVENAVKFTSPGDRICLEGRVEDGDVVLEVSDTGAGIPGDRLPFVFLPFTTSVALGHGPGTGLGLTIVRVIVEQSGGTATVTSEVGAGTTVTLRLPRDRHSRLVPVETAGGGTGTVTTDTYPLRRR from the coding sequence ATGCGTTCCTGGCCGGCTAGCCGGCTGTGGACGATCGGCTGGGTCGTCTTCAGCCTGGCCAACGTCGTCTGGATGTTCTACCTCACCGGCCGCGAGACCGTCCCGTTCCACTTCATCTGGATCAGCCTCGGGCTCGTCTACGGCTTCACGGTCTGGCGCCTGCGCGAGACCCTGCTCGCGCTCGCGTCCGTCGCCCTCGTCACGGGCAGCGTGCTCGGGCTCTCCGTCGTCCGCGGGACGCACAGCGACGAGCTCTTCGAGATCCCGCTGATGACCGCCGTCTTCGCCGTGATGGCGTGGCACGTGCACCGCCGTCAGCAGGCGGTCGCCATGGCCGAGGCGCTCGCCGCAGCCGAGCAGGGCCGCCGCGAGTCGCGGGAGCTGTTCACCCGGCTCGCGTCCCACGAGCTGCGCACGCCCATCACCGTCGCCCGCGGCTACGCCGAGCTGGTGCGCTCGGCGCACCCGGACCCGACGACGCTGCAGGACACCGCCATCATCCTCGACGAGCTCGACAAGATCGGCCGCATCTCGGAGCGGCTGCTCACCATCATCGAGGTGCAGCAGGGCTTCACGCCCGAGCTGTTCGACGTCGACGCGCTGCTGCGCCGCACGACGATGCGCTGGCTGCCGACCGCCGAGCGCGACTGGCAGGTGAGCAGCAGCGTCGGCTCGTTCCACGGCCCGATGGCCCGGCTGGAGACCGCCCTGGACACCCTCGTCGAGAACGCCGTGAAGTTCACCTCGCCCGGCGACCGCATCTGCCTCGAGGGGCGGGTCGAGGACGGCGACGTGGTGCTCGAGGTGAGCGACACCGGAGCCGGCATCCCGGGTGACCGCCTGCCCTTCGTGTTCCTGCCCTTCACGACCTCCGTCGCCCTGGGACACGGGCCGGGCACCGGGCTGGGGCTGACCATCGTGCGCGTCATCGTCGAGCAGAGCGGCGGTACGGCCACGGTGACCAGCGAGGTCGGCGCCGGCACGACCGTCACCCTGCGCCTGCCGCGTGACCGCCACTCGCGGCTGGTCCCTGTGGAGACCGCGGGCGGCGGCACCGGCACGGTCACCACCGACACGTACCCTCTGCGCCGCAGGTAG
- a CDS encoding response regulator transcription factor — translation MARLLVVDDDERLASLVARALARDNHEAELAYTGTRALELALVAHYDMLILDLVLPGIPGLEVLRRLREQLPHQRVLVLSATSEVSPRVAALELGAADFLPKPFAVEELLARVRVRLRSPVETADQPSASALQLDHARRSIRVDGRLVALSEREYELLHHLMTRPGTVCSRAELLLSVWGLTFDPGSNVVDVSVRRLRSKIGQRYIETVRNVGYAFLAG, via the coding sequence ATGGCTCGGTTGCTGGTCGTCGACGACGACGAGAGGCTGGCAAGCCTCGTCGCGCGGGCACTCGCCCGCGACAACCACGAGGCCGAGCTCGCCTACACCGGCACCCGCGCGCTCGAGCTGGCCCTCGTCGCCCACTACGACATGCTCATCCTCGACCTCGTGCTGCCGGGCATCCCCGGCCTGGAGGTGCTGCGCCGGCTGCGCGAGCAGCTGCCCCACCAGCGGGTCCTCGTGCTCTCGGCGACCTCGGAGGTCTCACCGCGGGTGGCCGCGCTCGAGCTGGGCGCCGCCGACTTCCTGCCCAAGCCGTTCGCGGTCGAGGAGCTCCTGGCCCGGGTGCGCGTACGCCTGCGCTCCCCTGTCGAGACGGCCGACCAGCCGTCCGCGTCCGCGCTGCAGCTCGACCACGCGCGCCGCAGCATCCGTGTCGACGGCAGGCTGGTCGCCCTCTCGGAGCGGGAGTACGAGCTGCTGCACCACCTCATGACCCGTCCGGGCACCGTCTGCAGCCGCGCCGAGCTGCTGCTCAGCGTCTGGGGGCTGACGTTCGACCCCGGCAGCAACGTCGTCGACGTCAGCGTGCGCCGGCTGCGCTCGAAGATCGGGCAGCGCTACATCGAGACGGTGCGCAATGTGGGCTATGCGTTCCTGGCCGGCTAG
- a CDS encoding IPT/TIG domain-containing protein translates to MPAAQGGLATPAAAAAESPGSIHLHVQSARSVNNGPGFVHAGDAVTAYHWIINEDDTGNPRDALANCLPSSANVASAHDFADHCQWPSTRTTAGWAPIVAQGDQTTLDDDTALDGLPPGKYLISVTADGFKIDGSHFTVGAGTSQQVTVGLQPSPLPLQTIRLQVFNDNAPVDGTYEVDAEQGLAGFTGNLTDVFGPVSVDYYGNALCTVYKHTTTSPTSPIVFDANNKPVVDTTRSTGKCTSDRTGLITIPNLGPNRYAATVTPPLGSTWVQTTTLEGGHDYDIWQQEGETGFDTEQTKGAELVPSVHFGFALQKAVTIPRRNVPTGEIKGVAVAGLPYIGGQNGQVVPETGFAGAKIGGPIRNPWIALSDLDQGDAEVYLGRGDANGAFDIKNLPDGTYSLTVWDDDQDYILWAFQVEVHDGGVTDVGNKMIVGWFTHIYGKVFVDTNGNGKLDAGEKSVPQFGLTLRERDNSLMDQYTNTVTTGSDGVYDIREAYPIGKWLVLEAFNTRYRTTGVTYKAENETKATTLLGSAVDIDVLDIIGLGGEVDWGVEPYPAGANGGIVGTVSYDTTRNELDPADAASESYQPGIPDVPVHVYLPKACDDPSTELCRQGYQIEPPQVPDPDDSSKLVDNPQNGAFVKGPEVQDAYTSETWAPPRGCTARMFNGQPLTDQQALPAFGATANEKCIEAPMMGFQTGASETGPDGFAQTVNGNYGFATSKINLYAPGDSRNPAPDHDLPLYADLKANGYEEQDLPAKDYIVSVEIPQNPVGGGDMYKVTSEEDVNVFDGDGYLPQENFPPTLAQANDIPGPPESDPLPPTQPPSQQAGIISPCVGVLHKVDVTDQAFLDGGGSPFQGQERPSCSDKLVTVRAGQATAPNFNLFTTVPVPTHFWGLTINDLGLSLDKRSINFGEAQGLPYVPVGLYDWSGRLVDTTLTDFNGMYEALEPSTSTYNCPVPAGPCPNMYRFVGNDPGQPGHLNPDYNPRFRTIATNFQAWPGLYTVTDTAPTQVATTALAPDTTTVNPTMCDLGPTIPQPLAVDRPYIRKNDTNRTLTITGTGFGAAGTVKLGATALAVTSWTDKQIKATVPTTLASGPTVLSIVTAAGQKNVNGLTVQLLDAANAATAGTTATNPLLAEVGPGKSFSTVQSALEAAKPAAAVRNSRGQVVTAAKPYWLVVVWPNAQTSANPHGEYTENVIVHHQVRIQGVGPGGFDSAGTFVPGSILDGAGFNPDNPSGANWIALLSSLRYDGPAAVPDAAVVTVLDDPALAGVVPSSYYPAIDGLQITGGAQSDFATNINEVTGGTKTPYGATGALVTQGGGVFVHAGVQNLQVTDDVIRGNGGSYGGGVRVGTPYAGDLNNHNLLLARNQIRDNGGTNLAGGIGIFNDSDGYTVDGNAICGNFSAEYGGAMTAYGYDGTAGGKVTGNRIWFNSSYDEGGGVMIAGELPADPSLLSEGSGPVTIDSNVIQTNLASDDGGGIRLLQTSGSHISRYSPETITISNNTVANNVSAHEGGGISLDDAAFVNVVGNTVAKNLTTATAVTSDGNPAPAGLSTAMNSDPLQARLRNTSLLVFPASSTLAATTFSKPTLLDNVFSDNRAGTFSGGYVYGIGGSLPDGTANDVNDWDMGVADGDGSQLLAPLSSVLQTTTGTASSATNTVTDDAGLLQPWDVSVNVLASRTYPAFRQSVIVAEILPPSLMGDYHLAATSVAKGRGAASTNVVWGTGALGFSYTVSAPSRDIDGNARPSGTGAARRWDAGSDQLQP, encoded by the coding sequence ATGCCGGCAGCGCAAGGGGGCCTCGCGACCCCGGCCGCTGCGGCGGCGGAGAGCCCGGGGAGCATCCACCTGCACGTGCAGAGCGCGCGCTCGGTCAACAACGGGCCGGGCTTCGTGCACGCGGGCGACGCCGTGACGGCGTACCACTGGATCATCAACGAGGACGACACCGGCAACCCGCGCGACGCCCTGGCGAACTGCCTGCCCTCGAGCGCGAACGTGGCGAGCGCGCACGACTTCGCCGACCACTGCCAGTGGCCGTCGACGCGGACGACCGCCGGCTGGGCACCGATCGTCGCGCAGGGCGACCAGACGACCCTGGACGACGACACGGCCCTCGACGGGCTGCCCCCGGGCAAGTACCTCATCTCGGTGACGGCCGACGGCTTCAAGATCGACGGCTCGCACTTCACCGTCGGCGCCGGCACGAGCCAGCAGGTCACCGTGGGCCTCCAGCCCTCGCCCCTGCCACTGCAGACCATCCGCCTGCAGGTCTTCAACGACAACGCCCCGGTGGACGGCACCTACGAGGTCGACGCCGAGCAGGGTCTGGCCGGCTTCACAGGGAACCTGACCGACGTCTTCGGCCCGGTGAGCGTCGACTACTACGGCAACGCGCTGTGCACCGTCTACAAGCACACGACCACGTCGCCCACCTCGCCGATCGTCTTCGACGCGAACAACAAGCCCGTCGTCGACACCACGAGGTCGACGGGCAAGTGCACCAGCGACCGCACCGGCCTCATCACCATCCCGAACCTCGGGCCGAACCGCTACGCGGCCACGGTCACCCCGCCGCTGGGCTCGACCTGGGTGCAGACCACCACGCTCGAGGGCGGCCACGACTACGACATCTGGCAGCAGGAGGGCGAGACCGGCTTCGACACCGAGCAGACCAAGGGGGCCGAGCTCGTACCCTCCGTGCACTTCGGCTTCGCCCTGCAGAAGGCGGTGACGATCCCTCGGCGCAACGTCCCCACCGGTGAGATCAAGGGCGTGGCCGTCGCCGGTCTGCCCTACATCGGCGGGCAGAACGGCCAGGTGGTCCCGGAGACCGGATTCGCCGGCGCGAAGATCGGCGGCCCCATCCGGAACCCGTGGATCGCGCTGTCGGATCTCGACCAGGGCGACGCGGAGGTCTACCTCGGCCGCGGTGACGCCAACGGCGCCTTCGACATCAAGAACCTGCCGGACGGCACCTACTCGCTGACCGTGTGGGACGACGACCAGGACTACATCCTCTGGGCGTTCCAGGTGGAGGTCCACGACGGCGGCGTCACCGACGTCGGCAACAAGATGATCGTCGGCTGGTTCACCCACATCTACGGCAAGGTCTTCGTCGACACCAACGGCAACGGCAAGCTGGACGCCGGCGAGAAAAGCGTGCCGCAGTTCGGCCTGACCCTGCGCGAGCGGGACAACTCGCTGATGGACCAGTACACCAACACGGTGACGACGGGCAGCGATGGCGTCTACGACATCCGCGAGGCCTACCCGATCGGCAAGTGGCTGGTGCTCGAGGCGTTCAACACGCGCTACCGCACGACGGGCGTCACCTACAAGGCCGAGAACGAGACGAAGGCGACGACGCTGCTCGGCAGCGCCGTCGACATCGACGTGCTCGACATCATCGGGCTCGGTGGCGAGGTCGACTGGGGCGTCGAGCCCTACCCGGCGGGCGCGAACGGCGGCATCGTCGGCACCGTCTCCTACGACACCACCCGCAACGAGCTCGACCCCGCTGACGCGGCGAGCGAGAGCTACCAGCCGGGCATCCCGGACGTCCCCGTGCACGTGTACCTGCCGAAGGCGTGCGACGACCCGAGCACCGAGCTGTGCCGGCAGGGCTACCAGATCGAGCCGCCGCAGGTCCCCGACCCCGACGACAGCAGCAAGCTGGTCGACAACCCGCAGAACGGTGCCTTCGTCAAGGGGCCGGAGGTGCAGGACGCCTACACCTCCGAGACCTGGGCGCCACCCCGGGGGTGCACTGCACGCATGTTCAACGGCCAGCCGCTCACGGACCAGCAGGCGCTGCCCGCGTTCGGGGCCACGGCGAACGAGAAGTGCATCGAGGCGCCGATGATGGGCTTCCAGACCGGCGCCTCGGAGACCGGCCCCGACGGGTTCGCCCAGACGGTCAACGGCAACTACGGCTTCGCGACCTCGAAGATCAACCTGTACGCGCCGGGCGACAGCCGCAACCCGGCACCCGACCACGACCTGCCGCTCTACGCCGACCTCAAGGCCAACGGCTACGAGGAGCAGGACCTGCCGGCCAAGGACTACATCGTCTCGGTGGAGATCCCGCAGAACCCGGTCGGCGGCGGGGACATGTACAAGGTCACCTCCGAGGAGGACGTCAACGTCTTCGACGGCGACGGCTACCTGCCGCAGGAGAACTTCCCGCCCACGCTCGCGCAGGCCAACGACATCCCCGGCCCGCCCGAGAGCGACCCGCTGCCGCCGACGCAGCCGCCCTCCCAGCAGGCCGGCATCATCTCGCCGTGCGTCGGGGTGCTGCACAAGGTGGACGTCACCGACCAGGCCTTCCTCGACGGAGGAGGCAGCCCGTTCCAGGGCCAGGAGCGCCCGTCGTGCTCCGACAAGCTGGTCACGGTCCGCGCCGGCCAGGCGACCGCGCCGAACTTCAACCTGTTCACCACGGTCCCGGTCCCCACGCACTTCTGGGGCCTGACCATCAACGACCTGGGCCTCTCGCTCGACAAGCGGAGCATCAACTTCGGCGAGGCGCAGGGACTTCCCTACGTCCCCGTCGGGCTCTACGACTGGTCCGGCCGCCTGGTCGACACCACGCTCACGGACTTCAACGGCATGTACGAGGCCCTGGAGCCCTCCACCTCCACCTACAACTGCCCGGTGCCCGCAGGACCCTGTCCGAACATGTACCGCTTCGTGGGCAACGACCCGGGGCAGCCCGGGCACCTGAACCCCGACTACAACCCGCGGTTCCGCACCATCGCGACGAACTTCCAGGCGTGGCCGGGGCTCTACACCGTGACGGACACCGCCCCCACGCAGGTCGCGACGACGGCGCTGGCACCTGACACGACGACGGTCAACCCGACGATGTGCGACCTCGGCCCGACCATCCCGCAACCGCTGGCCGTGGACCGGCCCTACATCCGCAAGAACGACACCAACCGGACGCTCACCATCACCGGCACCGGCTTCGGTGCCGCGGGGACCGTGAAGCTCGGCGCCACCGCTCTCGCGGTGACCAGCTGGACCGACAAGCAGATCAAGGCGACGGTCCCGACGACGCTCGCCTCAGGCCCCACGGTGCTCTCGATCGTCACCGCCGCGGGCCAGAAGAACGTCAACGGCCTGACGGTGCAGCTGCTCGACGCCGCCAACGCTGCGACCGCCGGCACGACGGCGACCAACCCGCTCCTGGCGGAGGTCGGCCCCGGCAAGTCGTTCTCGACCGTCCAGTCGGCGCTGGAGGCCGCCAAGCCCGCCGCAGCCGTACGCAACAGCCGGGGCCAGGTCGTCACGGCTGCCAAGCCGTACTGGCTCGTGGTGGTCTGGCCGAACGCCCAGACCAGCGCCAACCCGCACGGTGAGTACACCGAGAACGTGATCGTCCACCACCAGGTGCGCATCCAGGGCGTGGGACCGGGCGGCTTCGACTCGGCCGGCACCTTCGTCCCGGGTTCGATCCTCGACGGTGCCGGCTTCAACCCCGACAACCCCAGCGGCGCCAACTGGATCGCGCTGCTGAGCTCGCTGCGCTACGACGGCCCTGCGGCCGTGCCCGACGCAGCGGTGGTCACGGTGCTCGACGACCCGGCCCTCGCCGGTGTCGTGCCGAGCAGCTACTACCCGGCGATCGACGGGCTCCAGATCACCGGTGGCGCACAGTCGGACTTCGCGACCAACATCAACGAGGTCACGGGCGGCACCAAGACGCCGTACGGCGCCACGGGTGCGCTCGTCACCCAGGGCGGCGGGGTCTTCGTCCACGCCGGCGTGCAGAACCTGCAGGTGACCGACGACGTCATCCGCGGCAACGGCGGGTCCTACGGCGGGGGCGTGCGGGTCGGGACCCCGTACGCAGGGGACCTGAACAACCACAACCTCCTGCTGGCACGCAACCAGATCCGCGACAACGGCGGCACCAACCTCGCCGGCGGCATCGGCATCTTCAACGACAGCGACGGCTACACCGTCGACGGCAACGCCATCTGCGGCAACTTCTCCGCGGAGTACGGCGGCGCCATGACGGCCTACGGCTACGACGGGACCGCCGGGGGCAAGGTGACCGGCAACCGCATCTGGTTCAACTCGTCCTACGACGAGGGCGGCGGCGTGATGATCGCCGGCGAGCTGCCGGCGGACCCGTCCCTGCTGTCGGAGGGCAGCGGACCGGTCACGATCGACAGCAACGTCATCCAGACCAACCTGGCGAGCGACGACGGTGGCGGCATCCGCCTGCTGCAGACCAGCGGCTCGCACATCAGCCGCTACAGCCCGGAGACGATCACCATCAGCAACAACACGGTGGCGAACAACGTCTCGGCCCATGAGGGCGGTGGCATCTCGCTCGACGACGCGGCCTTCGTCAACGTGGTGGGCAACACGGTGGCCAAGAACCTCACCACGGCCACCGCGGTGACGAGCGACGGGAACCCCGCCCCGGCGGGCCTCTCGACGGCGATGAACAGCGACCCGCTGCAGGCCCGGCTGCGGAACACCTCGCTGCTCGTCTTCCCCGCGTCGAGCACCCTGGCCGCGACGACCTTCAGCAAGCCCACGCTGCTCGACAACGTCTTCTCGGACAACAGGGCGGGCACGTTCAGCGGTGGCTACGTCTACGGCATCGGCGGGAGCCTCCCGGACGGCACGGCCAACGACGTCAACGACTGGGACATGGGCGTCGCCGACGGCGACGGCAGCCAGCTGCTGGCACCGCTGAGCTCGGTGCTGCAGACCACCACGGGCACCGCGTCCTCGGCCACGAACACCGTGACGGACGACGCAGGGCTCCTGCAGCCCTGGGACGTGTCGGTGAACGTGCTGGCCTCACGGACCTACCCGGCCTTCCGGCAGTCCGTGATCGTGGCGGAGATCCTGCCGCCCAGCCTCATGGGCGACTACCACCTGGCGGCCACGTCGGTGGCGAAGGGCCGGGGAGCTGCCAGCACCAACGTCGTCTGGGGCACCGGAGCGCTGGGGTTCAGCTACACGGTCAGCGCTCCCAGCCGCGACATCGACGGCAACGCCCGGCCGAGCGGCACAGGCGCCGCGCGGCGCTGGGACGCCGGCTCCGACCAGCTTCAGCCGTAG
- a CDS encoding multicopper oxidase domain-containing protein, which translates to MTHTRSSFPMSRRSFLGATGLAAATAVGARLVGGEVAQAATSAAAAVTHPRKELHLVGTDGWVSMPADAPADPPFFPDALAPSPFNTYVFGFRDVSGMTASQVAAQRGHAQISAPMMAFDEEDDIYLTLTNLGLSQRPDLFDGHTLHWHGFVNAIPLFDGVPELSLAVPVGRDLTYFYRPHDAGTYMYHCHFEDVEHVQMGMTGMVFVRPKQNKLAVAGNPVGTKYAYNDGDGSTRYDREFAYMITELWSAAHYRDAHIQVNDWTDYDPSFWLLNGRAYPDTLAPTGDPRTSTGRLQYQPISSLVQCNEGERVLLRLSSLGYQNHAMTVDEIDLQIVAKDASLLKGRDGTTNYITTNTVDVGPGESRDVMFTAPAPGEYLLYDRKYSYLDNGGGPGYGGMMTKIVVHPAGQLAKQTNPNT; encoded by the coding sequence GTGACACACACCCGCTCGTCCTTCCCGATGTCGAGGCGGTCGTTCCTCGGCGCCACCGGGCTCGCTGCCGCCACCGCGGTGGGGGCCCGCCTCGTCGGCGGCGAGGTCGCCCAGGCGGCCACGTCGGCGGCCGCGGCCGTCACCCATCCCCGCAAGGAGCTCCACCTCGTCGGCACCGACGGCTGGGTGTCCATGCCGGCCGACGCGCCGGCCGACCCGCCGTTCTTCCCCGACGCGCTGGCCCCCTCGCCGTTCAACACCTACGTGTTCGGCTTCCGCGACGTCAGCGGGATGACCGCGAGCCAGGTCGCCGCGCAGCGCGGGCACGCGCAGATCAGCGCGCCCATGATGGCGTTCGACGAGGAGGACGACATCTACCTCACGCTGACCAACCTCGGGCTCTCGCAGCGGCCGGACCTCTTCGACGGCCACACGCTGCACTGGCACGGCTTCGTCAACGCGATCCCGCTCTTCGACGGCGTCCCCGAGCTCTCGCTGGCCGTGCCGGTCGGACGCGACCTCACCTACTTCTACCGCCCGCACGACGCCGGGACCTACATGTACCACTGCCACTTCGAGGACGTGGAGCACGTGCAGATGGGGATGACGGGCATGGTCTTCGTGCGGCCCAAGCAGAACAAGCTCGCCGTTGCAGGGAACCCCGTCGGCACGAAGTACGCCTACAACGACGGCGACGGGTCCACGAGGTACGACCGCGAGTTCGCCTACATGATCACCGAGCTGTGGTCCGCCGCGCACTACCGCGACGCGCACATCCAGGTCAACGACTGGACCGACTACGACCCGAGCTTCTGGCTGCTGAACGGGCGGGCCTACCCGGACACCCTCGCGCCGACCGGGGACCCGAGGACGAGCACCGGACGCCTGCAGTACCAGCCGATCTCCTCGCTGGTGCAGTGCAACGAAGGCGAGCGGGTGCTGCTGCGCCTGTCCAGCCTGGGCTACCAGAACCACGCGATGACGGTCGACGAGATCGACCTGCAGATCGTGGCGAAGGACGCGAGCCTGCTGAAGGGCCGCGACGGCACGACGAACTACATCACCACGAACACCGTCGACGTGGGGCCGGGGGAGAGCCGCGACGTCATGTTCACCGCACCGGCGCCGGGCGAGTACCTGCTCTACGACCGCAAGTACTCCTACCTCGACAACGGAGGCGGCCCCGGCTACGGCGGCATGATGACGAAGATCGTCGTGCACCCGGCGGGGCAGCTGGCCAAGCAGACCAACCCCAACACCTGA
- a CDS encoding multicopper oxidase domain-containing protein — translation MHPALRARARSLTAAGAIGALVSGVLLTTPHAASAAMSEGLACDTSSSGTFSLTASDGYVSTPDGNSIYMWSYGASSRGFQLPGPTLCVESGRTVTVVLHNSLPESTSIVFPGQRGVRANGAPAQPQFDDGGSLTSLVQAAAPGDGSVTYTFTAGSPGTYLYESGTDVSKQVQMGMYGALVVRPAGHPDQVNDRADSRFTADKDYVFLLSEVDPDVHLAVERNQPIDDSAYTARYFMINGRSMPDTLAPNGASWLPNQPYGAVVHIKPYDAATNPYPAAIRYLNAGTVNYPFHPHGSDERVVDRDGHALEGPNHEDLSFQKYDLDVGPGQTLDVLMDWRDVEHWNALTNPVPTKLPAITDQDLVGTDTWFSESPYLGTKNALPTSITSNNQCGEYYHIAHSHALEQATNYGATFGGMMTVFRIDPPNGCQAQ, via the coding sequence ATGCACCCCGCACTACGCGCGCGAGCCCGCTCTCTGACCGCCGCCGGCGCCATCGGCGCCTTGGTGTCAGGAGTCCTGCTCACCACGCCGCACGCCGCCAGCGCGGCGATGTCCGAAGGGCTGGCCTGCGACACCAGCTCCAGCGGCACGTTCTCCCTCACGGCGTCCGACGGCTACGTCTCGACGCCCGACGGGAACTCCATCTACATGTGGAGCTACGGAGCCAGCAGCCGCGGCTTCCAGCTCCCGGGCCCGACGCTGTGCGTCGAGTCGGGCAGGACGGTCACGGTCGTGCTGCACAACAGCCTGCCGGAGAGCACGTCGATCGTCTTCCCCGGTCAGCGGGGCGTACGCGCCAACGGTGCCCCTGCCCAGCCGCAGTTCGACGACGGCGGGTCGCTGACCTCGCTCGTGCAGGCGGCGGCGCCGGGCGACGGGTCGGTGACCTACACCTTCACCGCCGGCAGCCCCGGGACCTACCTCTACGAGAGCGGCACCGACGTCAGCAAGCAGGTGCAGATGGGGATGTACGGCGCCCTCGTCGTCCGCCCGGCCGGGCACCCGGACCAGGTGAACGACCGCGCCGACTCGAGGTTCACCGCCGACAAGGACTACGTGTTCCTGCTCTCCGAGGTCGACCCCGACGTGCACCTGGCCGTCGAGCGCAACCAGCCGATCGACGACTCGGCCTACACGGCGCGCTACTTCATGATCAACGGACGGAGCATGCCCGACACGCTCGCGCCGAACGGCGCGTCGTGGCTGCCGAACCAGCCCTACGGCGCCGTCGTCCACATCAAGCCCTACGACGCGGCAACGAACCCCTACCCCGCGGCGATCCGCTACCTCAACGCCGGCACGGTCAACTACCCGTTCCACCCGCACGGCAGTGACGAGCGGGTCGTCGACCGCGACGGGCACGCCCTCGAGGGACCGAACCACGAAGACCTCTCCTTCCAGAAGTACGACCTCGACGTCGGTCCCGGGCAGACGCTGGACGTGCTCATGGACTGGCGCGACGTCGAGCACTGGAACGCCCTGACGAACCCCGTGCCCACGAAGCTGCCCGCCATCACGGACCAGGACCTCGTCGGCACCGACACGTGGTTCTCCGAGAGCCCCTACCTCGGCACCAAGAACGCGCTGCCCACGAGCATCACGTCCAACAACCAGTGCGGCGAGTACTACCACATAGCCCACAGCCACGCGCTCGAGCAGGCGACCAACTACGGCGCAACCTTCGGCGGCATGATGACGGTCTTCCGCATCGACCCGCCCAACGGCTGCCAGGCACAGTGA